One window of Longimicrobium sp. genomic DNA carries:
- a CDS encoding Mur ligase domain-containing protein, with protein MSTEFDLVQLAKHGPIHFMGIGGAGMSPLAEMALLAGARVTGCDSSPGPATQLLEERGATVYQGHDAAHVADCAALVMTAAVPADHPELAAARARGIPVLKRAEALGAIVNHGTVVGIAGTHGKTTTTTLATAVLDAAGLQPTGFVGARVPAWGGNLRRGGDQLYVVEADEYDRSFHQLRPNVAVVTTLEADHLDIYGSLEAIEDAFAIFCASVPEDGLIAGCADDHGAARLLNTL; from the coding sequence TTGAGCACCGAGTTCGATCTGGTACAGCTGGCGAAGCACGGGCCCATCCACTTCATGGGGATCGGCGGTGCGGGGATGTCGCCGCTGGCCGAAATGGCCCTGCTGGCCGGCGCGCGGGTAACGGGGTGCGATTCGTCCCCCGGCCCGGCGACGCAGCTGCTGGAAGAGCGCGGCGCCACGGTGTACCAGGGCCACGACGCCGCCCACGTGGCGGATTGCGCGGCGCTGGTGATGACGGCCGCCGTTCCCGCCGACCACCCGGAACTGGCCGCAGCGCGCGCGCGCGGCATTCCGGTGCTCAAGCGGGCCGAGGCGCTGGGCGCCATCGTCAACCACGGCACCGTCGTCGGCATCGCGGGAACGCACGGAAAGACCACGACCACCACGCTGGCGACGGCGGTGCTGGACGCGGCCGGGCTGCAGCCCACGGGCTTCGTGGGCGCGCGGGTGCCGGCCTGGGGCGGCAACCTGCGCCGCGGCGGCGACCAGCTGTACGTGGTAGAGGCCGACGAGTACGACCGCTCGTTCCACCAGCTGCGGCCCAACGTGGCCGTGGTCACCACCCTCGAAGCCGACCACCTGGACATCTACGGCTCGCTCGAAGCCATCGAGGACGCCTTCGCCATCTTCTGCGCCTCGGTGCCCGAAGACGGGCTGATCGCCGGGTGCGCGGACGACCACGGTGCCGCGCGGCTGCTCAACACGCT